From the genome of Methylocystis heyeri:
CTGCCCCCGCGGAGGCCCTGAAAGCCGAGATCGCCAAACTCGGGTTCGACGCCTCCAAGATCACTGTGGCGGTCGACGGCTCCACGGTCACGCTCAGCGGCTCGGCGCCGACCACGGCGGACGCTGAAAAGATCGCTCTCGCCGTCGGCAACACGCAGGGCGTCGCCAAAGTCGTCAATAATATTGCTGCGGCGAGCGCCCAGGCGGGCTCTGGCTTCTATACGGTGAAGTCAGGCGACAGCCTGTGGAAGATCGCCGAGGCCGTCTACGGCCACGGACATGGGGCCAAATATCAGGAGATATTCGAGGCCAACAAGCCGCTGCTGAAAGACCCCGATCATATCTATCCGGGCCAGGTGCTGCGCATTCCGACCGCCTCGGACGGAACGGCGCCGCAAGCCGCCGCCGCGCCGCCGGCGTCCAGCGACGACATCGTCTGGAAGGCGCCGACCACCTGATCCGGGCTCTCTCCCCTCGCCCTTCAAGGCCTTCAGGGCGAGGGATTCGGGAGAGGCGCCCAACGGCTCGCGCTTGCCTCTATGCTCGGGGGCGATAATTGGGACTCGCAGAAAGAGCGGGAATTCCCATGATCGAGACCAGGCGTTTTTTTCTCCTCGGCGCGATCGTCGCCGTGCTGCTGTTCGCCGACACGGCGGCGTCCCGATCCGCGACCATGATCTACGACGATCAACCGGTCTTTGTGCGTCCCCCTCCTCGCGCGGCCAGCCAT
Proteins encoded in this window:
- the lysM gene encoding peptidoglycan-binding protein LysM; the encoded protein is MGILDFLSKKGSAAPAPAGASETAPAPAEALKAEIAKLGFDASKITVAVDGSTVTLSGSAPTTADAEKIALAVGNTQGVAKVVNNIAAASAQAGSGFYTVKSGDSLWKIAEAVYGHGHGAKYQEIFEANKPLLKDPDHIYPGQVLRIPTASDGTAPQAAAAPPASSDDIVWKAPTT